The Aspergillus luchuensis IFO 4308 DNA, chromosome 7, nearly complete sequence genome has a segment encoding these proteins:
- a CDS encoding uncharacterized protein (TransMembrane:1 (o22-46i)) — protein MAEALDANATLSFWQKLDPSHAWWLFLAFFVVMICSVASFAVRLHLELWIKRHHIRKLRAMPPSQRRDVEMGQNEEEVDGEREGERRRERRWWKTGNRRTERAVRNGWVLLS, from the coding sequence ATGGCAGAGGCATTAGATGCCAACGCTACACTCTCGTTTTGGCAGAAGCTGGACCCCAGCCACGCTTGGTGGCTGTTCCTCGCGTTCTTCGTGGTCATGATTTGCAGCGTCGCTTCCTTTGCGGTGAGGCTCCATCTGGAGCTATGGATCAAGCGCCACCACATCAGGAAGCTACGTGCAATGCCCCCATCACAGAGGCGTGACGTGGAAATGGGTcagaatgaggaagaggtggatggggagagagagggggagcgGCGGAGGgagcggaggtggtggaagacGGGGAATAGGAGGACGGAGAGGGCGGTGAGGAACGGGTGGGTTTTGTTGAGCTGA